The Syntrophorhabdus sp. sequence CAACTACGAACTGGGGTACCACGACACATTCTTCAAGAAGATCGGCCTCAAAACCGCTGTTTTTTACTCCGACGTGACCGACATGGTGATGCAGGTCAAGGTCCCCAATCCTGCAAAGCCCAAGACCACGCTGAACCAGAACCAGAACATCGGTGACGTGAGGAGATACGGTGCCGAACTCGATGTCTCGGGCACCGTCGTCACGAACCTGAACGGAGGCTTCAACTACACCTACATCTGGTCCGACAACAGGACCGACTCGACGAGGATAACGGACATCCCGAAGCACAAGCTGGCTGCTTATGCGAAGTACACTCCCCTTAAGGGCCTCGCCCTCACCGCGGACGTGGAGTACAATTCCCAGCGATACAGCTCCTCCGACGGCATCGAAGTGGCGAGGGCCTTCGCGGTCGCCAATTTCAAGGCGGCCTATGAGTTCCTTAAGGGCCTGACCATCGAGGGCGGATGCTCGAACATATTCGACAGGGATTATTCACTTGCAGAGGGTTATCCCGAGGCGGGGAGAAGCTTTTTCAGTAACCTCGTCTACAAGTTCTAGCCGCCATGCGGTCCCTGCCTGCCTCAACGACAAACACCGCCAGGAGGAGAAATGAGCACAAACCATCTCGATCTGCAGGAATGCCTTGAAAGGGCGTCACTCTTCCATGGTGGCCTTTGTGCGGGGATCACGCTGGGTACCCGAATGTCCATTCTCGGGCTCAAGGCTGTCGGCATCGATGACCCCATGGGAAAGGACCGGAAGAACCTCATCGTCTTCATCGAGACGGACCGCTGCGCTACCGACGCTATCCTGGCCGTGACGGGATGCCATCCCGGAAAGAGAACGATGAAGATACTGGACTACGGCAAGATGGCTGCGACCTTCATCAACCTCGCCACGGGCAAGGCCGTCCGCATCGTGGCAAAGGACAGGACGATCGATCCGGACAAGGAGTACACGCGGGAAATGATCGAAGCGGAACCCCACACCGAGAAATACGCCACGATGCCCGCCGAGGACCTGTTCGAGCTTGAGGAGGTCGACGTGGACTTGAGGCCCGAGGACATGCCCGGTAAACCTCTCAGGATCGTCACGTGTTCCTCCTGCGGGGAAAGGATCATGGATATGCGGGAGGTGCGCGACGGCGGCAGGATCCTCTGCAGGCCCTGCTCGGAAGGCAGGACCTACTGGCGGAAAAAGGCGTGAAGACAGGATAGCCCGATGAGAGATGCGGCAATTGACTGGAACGAGGTCTGGAAGAAGGAGAGCGCGAAAAGGTCCGTGAAGAAACGGGACGTCACCTTCTGGAACGAAAAGGCCCGCAACTTCTTCAAGAAACCCTGGGAATCGAACTACTCCGAGGATTTCCTCAAGATAATGCGACCCAGGCGCTGCTGGACCGTGCTGGACATGGGCTGCGGGACGGGCGCGCTGACGATCCCCCTGTCGCGGTATGTCAGGAGGATAACCGCCGTCGATTTTTCCCCCCGCATGCTCGAAGGTCTCGAGGAACAATGCCGGGCACAGAGTATAGA is a genomic window containing:
- a CDS encoding TonB-dependent receptor gives rise to the protein NYELGYHDTFFKKIGLKTAVFYSDVTDMVMQVKVPNPAKPKTTLNQNQNIGDVRRYGAELDVSGTVVTNLNGGFNYTYIWSDNRTDSTRITDIPKHKLAAYAKYTPLKGLALTADVEYNSQRYSSSDGIEVARAFAVANFKAAYEFLKGLTIEGGCSNIFDRDYSLAEGYPEAGRSFFSNLVYKF
- a CDS encoding formylmethanofuran dehydrogenase; this translates as MSTNHLDLQECLERASLFHGGLCAGITLGTRMSILGLKAVGIDDPMGKDRKNLIVFIETDRCATDAILAVTGCHPGKRTMKILDYGKMAATFINLATGKAVRIVAKDRTIDPDKEYTREMIEAEPHTEKYATMPAEDLFELEEVDVDLRPEDMPGKPLRIVTCSSCGERIMDMREVRDGGRILCRPCSEGRTYWRKKA